Proteins co-encoded in one Synechococcus elongatus PCC 6301 genomic window:
- a CDS encoding CARDB domain-containing protein, giving the protein MTALIQGDISEHYSIRQIPLQGEVIGLGTTTEIDNGELCFLPEGDATTIYKGEPQTGAAIFQDPSSELIHFPYVCFTSNGAGLGISVDAASLPPVEAGLQAMVAAAIAQIDSPADYFGIRLQAHWQALVVTVAAKLCLWQRGRLLRDRQEDNVYESLKHFYFAEQSGDPLHHFLGPAPVWNLSGFYARHPETGLVTVPQANAHLHIHGCSSDLRFAGHIHHEHPNTRLRLIQGLILYPIAAVEVLKADLAVIDLRIEEDLLRFTIANQGRMDVSDADVVIVVNNSYRGHRALRLPWLAQGDREDVAYPIAGLPLQAGTNLIEVIANPDQTILEENLSDNRASITTVFTPSLMQPCSEDSLSA; this is encoded by the coding sequence GTGACGGCACTGATTCAAGGTGACATCAGCGAACACTATTCTATTCGTCAGATTCCTCTGCAAGGGGAGGTGATTGGCCTAGGCACCACCACCGAAATTGATAACGGCGAGCTCTGTTTCTTGCCAGAAGGGGATGCCACCACTATCTACAAAGGGGAACCGCAAACGGGAGCAGCAATTTTTCAGGATCCGAGTTCAGAGCTGATTCATTTCCCCTATGTCTGCTTCACCAGTAATGGCGCTGGACTGGGGATCTCTGTTGACGCCGCTAGCCTGCCGCCGGTTGAAGCAGGGCTGCAAGCTATGGTTGCCGCTGCGATCGCTCAGATCGATTCCCCAGCCGATTACTTTGGTATCCGTCTGCAAGCCCACTGGCAAGCCTTGGTAGTGACAGTTGCTGCCAAGCTCTGTCTCTGGCAACGGGGGCGGTTGCTGCGCGATCGCCAAGAGGACAATGTCTACGAGAGCCTCAAGCACTTTTACTTTGCCGAACAGTCAGGTGACCCGCTCCATCATTTCCTTGGGCCTGCCCCCGTCTGGAATCTCAGTGGCTTTTATGCGCGCCATCCTGAAACGGGGCTTGTGACTGTACCGCAGGCGAATGCTCACCTTCACATTCACGGTTGCTCAAGCGATTTGCGCTTCGCAGGGCACATCCACCATGAACATCCCAATACGAGACTGAGATTGATTCAAGGGTTGATCCTCTATCCGATTGCAGCTGTCGAGGTGCTGAAGGCTGACTTGGCAGTGATAGATCTCCGTATCGAGGAGGATTTACTACGATTCACGATTGCCAACCAAGGCCGAATGGATGTTAGTGATGCGGATGTGGTGATCGTGGTTAACAACAGCTATCGGGGGCATCGTGCCCTGCGCTTACCCTGGTTAGCCCAAGGCGATCGTGAAGACGTGGCCTATCCGATTGCTGGGTTGCCGTTACAGGCAGGCACAAACTTGATTGAAGTGATTGCCAATCCTGATCAAACCATTCTGGAAGAGAATCTCAGTGATAATCGGGCCAGTATCACTACAGTCTTTACGCCCAGTCTGATGCAACCTTGTTCTGAAGACTCGCTGAGTGCTTAA